The Tenebrio molitor chromosome 3, icTenMoli1.1, whole genome shotgun sequence genome contains a region encoding:
- the LOC138126883 gene encoding tetraspanin-33-like, giving the protein MATHKHKPFQRLTVLSFNILFLMLSIAVIVMAAALVSTFNSLKQAIPSSYNPYVVLLILGSFLVLTTILGSLGVFQNNTFLVTTYTIILLVICGVQIIFGICIFWSVSYQEDLKGSVNETVDAIYTNWSNNTELIDFMQKKLECCGSSGPSYWGSRLASCHEDGDSTKKVYNDDCQSALYKFVLHSERVFGMTVLLLSIIGITGVVLSVNLANSIRNQNRRRRKF; this is encoded by the exons ATGGCTACCCATAAGCATAAGCCCTTCCAAAGATTGACAGTCCTCAGCTTTAATATTCTCTTTTTG atgcTCAGTATCGCGGTTATTGTGATGGCAGCAGCACTAGTCAGTACTTTCAACAGTCTAAAGCAAGCCATCCCGTCGTCGTACAACCCGTACGTGGTATTACTCATCTTGGGATCCTTCCTGGTCCTGACCACCATACTTGGCAGTTTGGGTGTCTTCCAAAACAACACTTTTCTTGTCACAACA TACACGATTATTCTTCTGGTCATCTGTGGCGTGCAAATAATTTTCGGTATTTGCATTTTCTGGTCGGTCAGCTACCAGGAAGATTTAAAAGGGAGTGTCAACGAAACAGTCGACGCTATTTACACAAACTGGTCGAACAACACAGAATTGATCGattttatgcaaaaaaaacttgaatgTTGTGGTAGTAGTGGTCCAAGCTATTGGGGGTCTCGACTGGCGAGTTGTCATGAGGATGGGGACTCCACCAAAAAAGTTTACAACGATGACTGCCAGAGTGCTCTGTACAAGTTTGTTTTACACTCAGAAAGAGTGTTCGGAATGACAGTCCTGCTCTTGTCTATAATTGGG ATTACTGGAGTCGTGCTGTCAGTGAATCTAGCAAATAGCATCAGAAATCAGAACAGAAGAAGAcgtaaattttag